GGACTTGAACGTAGCCACCATGATCACGTAGACAATGGCGATGGCTGCCAGCATGGCCAGTCCCAACTGCTGGAACGATTCGGCCTGCTGCGTCGCTGCTCCACCGATGGTGGCAATGGTGCCAGCGGGCAGTTCGATGGAGTCCAGCTTCTTTTGTACTTCTGCGCTGAGGGAACCGAGGGCATTTCCTTCCGGGGTCACGGAGACGGTTGCCGTACGTTGCCCATTGGAGGAGGTCACCGTCAGTGGTGTCTGGACCTCTGCAACTGTCGCCACCTGCGAAAGCGGCACTGGACCGGCGGCCGTGGGAATCTGAGCCGCGGCCAGAGCGGCCACCGAGCCAAATTTGGTGCCCACACCAATCTGGACCTTGTAATCGGTGGTGTCGATGCGGACAGTCCCACCCGGAATGGGGCTGACGGTGGCGGCCAGAAGACCAGTGATTTGTTGTTCATCCAGACCTGCCGCAACCGCCTTGGCACGGTTGACGCTCACCTGAACCACTGGCTGGGTGCCACTGAGGTTGCTTTCAACCGACTGCGCGCCGGGAGTCCCTGTCATGGCCTTGACCAGTGCGTCACTAGCTTGTTGCAGTTCTTCGCCGGTGGTTGCCTTGACGGTGATATCCACGGTGGATGACGTGCCGAAGCCGCCGCCTTGAGAACCGATGGTGATGGTGCCAGCATCTTTGATGCTCGTAACGGCCTTCCGCACCGTTTCCTGCAAAGCCGGTTGATCCACGTCGGGATCGGTGATCACCTGGAATGATGCACTCGAGGCGCCTGAGGAGAGCAGCGCGGAGAAGCCGCTGGAAGCATTGCCCACTGTCACCTGTACGTCGGTGACACCGCTAATCCCAGAGATGATGTCCTCCACCTTTTGGGCTGCCGTGTTGGTGACCTCAAGACTGGTTCCAGCCGGAAGATCTTGCTGAATGCTCATGCTGTTCTGACCAGTGTCACCGAGCAGGTTAGTCTGCAAAAGCGGCGTCATGGCCAGTGTGGCGCCCAAGATGACGCCGCCAGCAATCAGCGTCACCACAGGGTGCTTCTGGGTCTTGGAGAGGATGGGGAGGTAGCCGCGCTGCAGCCAGGAGGAGCGCTCCTTCTCTTCCACGGCGCTCAGCAGAGCCTGACCACTCAAGGGGGTGCCGCCGTCGTCCTTGGAAGTGGAAGTGGCAGCGGAAACGGTAGAAGCAGCTGCAACTGGGGGAGTGGATTTCAGGAACCAGTAAGCCAGCACCGGAACAATGGTCAGCGAGACCAGCAGTGACGCGATCAGGGCAAAAGTGACGGTGAGGGCGAAGGGCCGAAAGAGCTCACCTGCCAGGCTGCCCACAAAGGCGATGGGCAAGAACACGGCCACGGTGGTCAGGGTGGAGGCGGTGATGGCCGCGGCAACCTCGCGAATGGCGGCCAGGATGGCTGTCTTCTTGTCTTCGCCATAACTGAGGTGCCGTTTGATGTTTTCAATAACCACAATGGAGTCATCCACCACCCGGCCAATGGCAATGGTGAGTGCACCCAAGGTCAGGATGTTCAGCGAGTAGCCCGTGGCCCAGAGACCGATGAAGGTCACCAACAAGGACAACGGGATGGAGATGGCGGTGACCAGTGTGGAGCGCACGGACATGAGGAAGATCAAGATGATGATCACGGCGAATCCAAGTCCCAGCAGGCCCTCAACGGTGAGATCGTGGATGGATTTTTCAATGAACGGTGCCTGGTCCAGCACGGTGGTGAACTTGGTGTTGTTGCCCATGGCAGCAGTGAGCTCGGGCAGTAGCTCGTTAACCTGCGCAGAGAGCGAAACCGTGTCAGCCTCGGGCTTCTTGGTGATGGACAAGGCCAGCGTGGCTTCGCCGTTGGTACGGGTGATGGAGGTGGTGGGATCATCGGCCAGCGTCACGGCTGCCACTGAAGCAATGGTGGGGATGGCAGCACCAGTGGCGGCATTGGAACCACCCAGCGGCAGAGCTTTCACGGCATCGAGGGAATCGACGGGACTGCCGGCCTGAATGGAGAGCGTGGTGCCGTCAGTGTTCAAGGAACCCACGGGGACCAAGGTGCCGTTATTTTCCAGCGCCTTGGCAATGTCACCGGGGTTGAGCCCGGAAGCGGCCATTTTGGCGGGGTCAGGCAAGATTTGGATGTGCTGGGAGTTGGCGCCGGTCACATCGGCGCTGCGAACGCCGTCGATCTTCAGGAGCTTGGGAACGGCAATGCGGGCCAGATCCGTGTTCAGTGCAGCCAGGTCCTGATCGGAGGAGACGGCCAGGAACACGATGGGGAAATCGGAGATGCTGCCAGCGATGGGCTGAGGTTGCACACCATCGGGGAGGCGGCCGCTGACGTTGGAGATGGCCCGGTCAATCTGGTTCCGGGCGCGGTCCAAGTTTGTGCCATAGGTGAAGGCGAGGTTGATGGTGGAGAAGCCGCTGCGCGATGTGGAGGTGCTGGATTCCAGGCCTTCAACAGCGTTCAGGGCCGCTTCGAGGGGCTCGCTGACCTGCTTGTCGACCACGGCGGGGGAGGCGCCGGGCATGGCCGAGACCACTGTGATCTGCGGGAACTCAATGCTGGGAATGAGCTCCTGTTTGAGCGAGCCAAGGGTGATGACCCCGAACACTATTGCAAAAATAGTGATCAGGGCGATCAGGGCCCGATTCCCCAACGACATTTTGGCCAAATTGAACATTAAACCACTCCCCATGCGTCATG
The Arthrobacter alpinus genome window above contains:
- a CDS encoding efflux RND transporter permease subunit, coding for MFNLAKMSLGNRALIALITIFAIVFGVITLGSLKQELIPSIEFPQITVVSAMPGASPAVVDKQVSEPLEAALNAVEGLESSTSTSRSGFSTINLAFTYGTNLDRARNQIDRAISNVSGRLPDGVQPQPIAGSISDFPIVFLAVSSDQDLAALNTDLARIAVPKLLKIDGVRSADVTGANSQHIQILPDPAKMAASGLNPGDIAKALENNGTLVPVGSLNTDGTTLSIQAGSPVDSLDAVKALPLGGSNAATGAAIPTIASVAAVTLADDPTTSITRTNGEATLALSITKKPEADTVSLSAQVNELLPELTAAMGNNTKFTTVLDQAPFIEKSIHDLTVEGLLGLGFAVIIILIFLMSVRSTLVTAISIPLSLLVTFIGLWATGYSLNILTLGALTIAIGRVVDDSIVVIENIKRHLSYGEDKKTAILAAIREVAAAITASTLTTVAVFLPIAFVGSLAGELFRPFALTVTFALIASLLVSLTIVPVLAYWFLKSTPPVAAASTVSAATSTSKDDGGTPLSGQALLSAVEEKERSSWLQRGYLPILSKTQKHPVVTLIAGGVILGATLAMTPLLQTNLLGDTGQNSMSIQQDLPAGTSLEVTNTAAQKVEDIISGISGVTDVQVTVGNASSGFSALLSSGASSASFQVITDPDVDQPALQETVRKAVTSIKDAGTITIGSQGGGFGTSSTVDITVKATTGEELQQASDALVKAMTGTPGAQSVESNLSGTQPVVQVSVNRAKAVAAGLDEQQITGLLAATVSPIPGGTVRIDTTDYKVQIGVGTKFGSVAALAAAQIPTAAGPVPLSQVATVAEVQTPLTVTSSNGQRTATVSVTPEGNALGSLSAEVQKKLDSIELPAGTIATIGGAATQQAESFQQLGLAMLAAIAIVYVIMVATFKSLIQPLILLVSIPFAATGAIGLLLITGIPLGLPSLIGMLMLVGIVVTNAIVLIDLINQYRQPSGDRPAMNVADAIEHGARQRLRPILMTALATIFALTPMALGLTGGGGFISQPLAIVVVGGLISSTALTLILVPVLYRLIEGRKERHDLIKALKVIHKPGPGGANGAAGTDTASGPGAREAASGTDTASASGASGHTPATQDAGYQDWTTGAIPKVRGRRAAN